Within the Paracoccus everestensis genome, the region CCACCCCAGGAACATTTTGTGCCTCGCCGATAATACTACCCAAATCCTGCCGATATCCTATAGTGCTGGTGATTGTCGGGGCGAAGGGGACAACTGGATGCGCTGCCCGTTTTGCGGAAATGTCGATACCCAGGTCAAGGATTCACGCCCCGCCGAAGACAATGTGGCCATTCGCCGCCGCCGTTTCTGCCCCGCCTGCGGGGGCCGGTTCACGACCTATGAAAGGGTGCAGCTGCGCGATCTGGTCGTCGTCAAGTCCAGCGGCCGGAGAGAGGATTTCGACCGCGACAAGCTGGCCCGCTCCATCCGCATCGCCATGCAAAAACGCCCGGTGGAACCCGAGCGTATTGAACAGATGATCAGCGGCATTGTCCGGCGCCTGGAAAGCACGGGCGAAACCGACATCCCCTCCAAGATGATCGGAGAGATCGTGATGGAATCCCTGTCGCGCATCGATAATGTCGCCTATGTCCGCTTTGCCAGCGTTTACAAGAACTTCCAGGACGCGGACGATTTCGACAAGTTTGTGTCAGAACTGCGCCCCGTGCCCGGCAACGACTGACGTGACCCCTGCGGAAGACCTGTGCCACATGGCCCATGCCCTGCGCCTTGCGCGGCGAGGACTTGGCAATGTCTGGCCCAATCCGGCGGTTGGCTGCGTGGTCGTGCAGGGCACGCGTATTGTGGGGCGGGGTTGGACCCAGCCCGGCGGGCGCCCCCATGCAGAACGAATGGCCCTGGACCAGGCCGGCCCCTTGGCGCGAGGGGCGACGGCCTATGTCACGCTGGAACCCTGCGCCCATCATGGGCGGACGCCGCCTTGCGCGGACGGCCTTGTGGCGGCGGGAATTGCCCGCGTCGTGTCCGCCATGACCGATCCCGATCCGCGCGTCGCCGGACGCGGGCACCGGATCCTGCAGGATGCAAGGATCGCGGTGACCATGGGCATCCGGCAGGTCGAAGCGCAGGAACTGCAGGCGGGGTTCCTGTCGCGCGTCCTGACCGGGCGGCCTTTCGTGACGCTGAAGCTGGCGACCAGCTTTGACGGCCGTATCGCCACGGCCAGCGGTGAAAGCCAGTGGATCACCGGTCCGCAAGCGCGGCTGCACGTTCATGCCATGCGGATGATCCATGATGCGGTAATGGTGGGAGGAAACACCGCCCGTGCCGACCGTCCGTCGCTGAACGTGCGCGGGCTGACCACGCCCCGGCAGCCGGTACGCGTGGTGCTGTCCTCGGCACCCTTGCCCGATCTGCCCGGGGAAGGCCCGATGCACGGCGCCTTGTTGCGGATCGACGCCCCCCCGCAGGATGCCCTTGCGCAGCTTGCGCAGAAGGGCATTACACGGGTGTTCTGCGAAGGCGGAGGGGTTCTGGCTGCGTCCCTGTTGCAGGCGGGGCTGGTCGATCAGGTGATCGGTTATACCGCCGGGATCGTTCTGGGCGGGGACGGCCGGACGGCTGTTGGCCCGATGCCGCTTGCGCACCTGTCCGACGCCCCCCTTTTTCGCCTGGTCGAGACGCGGCGCCTGGGCGACGACCTGTTCCACCGCTGGCGACGCGTCACAGGATGAAGCAGTCCCTTAACGGCTATAAACCTCGTCGCCTTCACGGCAACAGCCGGATTTGCCGCGCCGCTGGCTGAGAACGCTGACCCTGACGCTTGATCAGATCAACGAGGGGGTTCGACCTGCTTGATCGGGGGCGAGGCGATCCGCCAAGTCGTGCTGTTCGAATGTCCCTAGGGCGCGGGTTCCAGGCGGGTGACACCGGTGGCTGCCGCGCGGGCAAGTGCGGGGTCCAGCGACATTCCGATATATTCGCCCCGCCGCCACAGCCCGGCCAGATCGTCGTAATGGCGCGACAGGGGATGGCCCGATTGCCCGGTCGAGGTGATGAAGACCGAACTGTCGGGATCGGCCAGGTCGTAAACGCCGCGATAGCCGGGACCGGTGCGCGCCTCGAAGCGGTCCGTCCCGATCCCCAGCATTCCGGTATGGGAAACCGTGAAGGCGCCCCCGGAAATCGCTTGCGACAGGTTCACGATCCAGCCAAGCGCCGGGATCTGCCCCAGCCCCGGATGGACATGGCGTGCCTGATGCGCGTCGCCCCACCGCCAGCTTGTCACATCCGGACCGAATTGCTGCGTCAGATCCAGGATGGCTCGGTCCAGGGCCTGCCGCGCGACGGTTGTGCAATCCTCGGGCGGGGCGCTTTGGACGACATCGCACCATACGCCTGCGCCATCGCGATTGCGAAAGACGGAATCGATAAAGCCCGGATGCAGGATGCGAATGTCGTCTGCCAGGGGGCCAAGCTCGTCCCGGATCAGGCGGTCTTGCAGGGCGGCCATCCAGGCGGAATAGATCAAGGGCTCCGGAAGATGCTCGCTCATGGCGCCGTCCCATTCGGCCAGCAGGTTCAGCGCATCCTGCCGCTGGCGTTCCGGGGTGCCTGCGGCGGCGGGTTCGCCCGTGAACCAAAGATCGGCGCCGACCAAGGGCAGCAGGGCGCGCGCGGCTGGGCTGACGATGTCCAGTTGCGCCGCGATGAAGCTGTCGCGGGAATGAACCTCTCGGTCGTTCAGCAGATGGGACAGGCGGGCGCGCCGCAGGGCCAGGGGGCCGCGCTCCTCGGTTGCAAAGGCCAGGTTTTCCGGGGTCGGGCTGTCCTGGGTGACAGGCACCATAGCGGCCCATTCGCCCTCGGCCAGCCAGCCGGGAACCGGCAGCGCGCCACCGGTGGGATGGTTCGCCGCCCGTTGCGGCATGGCGCCAACCGTCACCTGCCGGATGCCATCCCCATCGGCCAGCGTGACTGCCATCGCAGGCGCCACGACACGGCCAAGCGCGGTGGCTGCGCTGTCGGCATCGGTGGCGCGCATCAGTCCGATCAGCGCCGACATGGTGGTGTCCGTGGCCGACAGCCCCGTCCACCGCAGCGCGGGGACATGGCCCAGCGGCGTCACATCGGCAAGACCGGGATCTAGCGTCGGCACCAGGAGTCCGTTGCGGCTGCTGCGCAGGGTGATGGCGCGGGCTGGTTCGCCCAGGATACGGATCAACTCTCGTCGCGTGGTGAATTCGGTCCAGCCTTCGGCGCCGCGATAACGGTCGGCTTTGCCGGGCTGGATTTCCTCGATGGCGATGTCGGCATCGTCAGTAGCTGCGGGGGCGATGCCCCATGCCAGTTGCGGATTGCGCCCCGAAAAGATCACCGGCATTCCCGGCACCGTGGCCCCGATCACCCCCCCCGGCGTCAGTTGCAGCCGCGCAAGGTAATAAAGCGAGGGCGCGATCAGCGGGCTTTGCGGATCGTTTGCCAGCAACGCGCCGCCCGCAGCCGTGCGGTCGGCGCCGGCAGCAAAGGCATTGGCGCCAAGCCCCTGGTTCGGGCGCATGAAACCGGCGGCGTCGCGCACGGAGGCATCGCCCAGCCGCGCCTCGGGAGGGGCAAGGCGGGCGCCGGGGAACAGGTCGGCATAGCGGGGCAGGGCGGCGGCGGAATTGCCTTCGCCGAACAGCAGATCCGACCCGCGCTCCGGCCATGTCAGCGAAAGGCGTGCCCGCAGGATCTCCTCGGCCGCAGAATTGCTGGTGGCTGCCGCCAGCAACTTCAGGATCGCCAGCGAATCGGCGGGCTGCCAATAGGCGATTTCCTGGGGAAGGACAAAGAATTCAGGCGCGCCGCGCCCAAGCGCGCCTTTGTTGACCTGGGCGATCCACTGGTTCACACCCTCGGCATAGGCGCGCAGCGCCGCCTGGGTGGCCTGGTCCTGGGAATCCACCGAGCTGGCGGCGTTGCGGTAAAGCTCCAGGCGCCGGGCCAGGTCGTCGGCGGGGAAGGCACCGGGGCCGTAAACCTCGGACAAGCGTCCCTGTGCTGCGCGGCGCAGCAGGGTCATCTGGAACAGTCGGTCCTGGGCATGGGCCAAGCCCAGGGCAAGAAACACATCCTCGTCCGTCTGGCCGAAGATATGGGGGACGTTTTCGGTGGACCGCACGATCTCGACCGGGGCCAGGATGCCCTGGACCTGCACGGTGGCGTTATAGTCGGGCAGGGACCGGACCGCGAAATACCATGCCAGGACCGCGGCCAGCACCAGC harbors:
- a CDS encoding penicillin acylase family protein: MLTLFRWLLRLTVGLIVLLVLAAVLAWYFAVRSLPDYNATVQVQGILAPVEIVRSTENVPHIFGQTDEDVFLALGLAHAQDRLFQMTLLRRAAQGRLSEVYGPGAFPADDLARRLELYRNAASSVDSQDQATQAALRAYAEGVNQWIAQVNKGALGRGAPEFFVLPQEIAYWQPADSLAILKLLAAATSNSAAEEILRARLSLTWPERGSDLLFGEGNSAAALPRYADLFPGARLAPPEARLGDASVRDAAGFMRPNQGLGANAFAAGADRTAAGGALLANDPQSPLIAPSLYYLARLQLTPGGVIGATVPGMPVIFSGRNPQLAWGIAPAATDDADIAIEEIQPGKADRYRGAEGWTEFTTRRELIRILGEPARAITLRSSRNGLLVPTLDPGLADVTPLGHVPALRWTGLSATDTTMSALIGLMRATDADSAATALGRVVAPAMAVTLADGDGIRQVTVGAMPQRAANHPTGGALPVPGWLAEGEWAAMVPVTQDSPTPENLAFATEERGPLALRRARLSHLLNDREVHSRDSFIAAQLDIVSPAARALLPLVGADLWFTGEPAAAGTPERQRQDALNLLAEWDGAMSEHLPEPLIYSAWMAALQDRLIRDELGPLADDIRILHPGFIDSVFRNRDGAGVWCDVVQSAPPEDCTTVARQALDRAILDLTQQFGPDVTSWRWGDAHQARHVHPGLGQIPALGWIVNLSQAISGGAFTVSHTGMLGIGTDRFEARTGPGYRGVYDLADPDSSVFITSTGQSGHPLSRHYDDLAGLWRRGEYIGMSLDPALARAAATGVTRLEPAP
- the nrdR gene encoding transcriptional regulator NrdR, with protein sequence MRCPFCGNVDTQVKDSRPAEDNVAIRRRRFCPACGGRFTTYERVQLRDLVVVKSSGRREDFDRDKLARSIRIAMQKRPVEPERIEQMISGIVRRLESTGETDIPSKMIGEIVMESLSRIDNVAYVRFASVYKNFQDADDFDKFVSELRPVPGND
- the ribD gene encoding bifunctional diaminohydroxyphosphoribosylaminopyrimidine deaminase/5-amino-6-(5-phosphoribosylamino)uracil reductase RibD; its protein translation is MAHALRLARRGLGNVWPNPAVGCVVVQGTRIVGRGWTQPGGRPHAERMALDQAGPLARGATAYVTLEPCAHHGRTPPCADGLVAAGIARVVSAMTDPDPRVAGRGHRILQDARIAVTMGIRQVEAQELQAGFLSRVLTGRPFVTLKLATSFDGRIATASGESQWITGPQARLHVHAMRMIHDAVMVGGNTARADRPSLNVRGLTTPRQPVRVVLSSAPLPDLPGEGPMHGALLRIDAPPQDALAQLAQKGITRVFCEGGGVLAASLLQAGLVDQVIGYTAGIVLGGDGRTAVGPMPLAHLSDAPLFRLVETRRLGDDLFHRWRRVTG